From a single Anomalospiza imberbis isolate Cuckoo-Finch-1a 21T00152 chromosome 16, ASM3175350v1, whole genome shotgun sequence genomic region:
- the PRR35 gene encoding proline-rich protein 35 — protein sequence MTPGLELLFPSLMFPANNPVNAQEWLRTSPAPCLGGVWGRWVPDGGESPHPAPTASPQPPGPEQGPSRDGGRAGTLCFPEKRGKIHLPCPSIPTKSHLQAASTMSKDDGGCKLTSVYKHKERKPKKPHYIPRPWGKPYNYKCFQCPFTCMEKSHLYNHMKYSLCKNSLSLLIESDWPYKKGNLLHPELRLLHTESSRLRGRRDEQDTCDPAATPGGSIRAKQVPSRDGHEEKPMTGVEILPAEGAAEEGGQFQEEEEDVAGLLREMDAGEKKERNEEPGCQGDPAEPEVNTLVFGFKNKRDNKPCKEVEPDFIITDVFSLKNHVMKSREMASPDLDAKPKHCKVPKKCLASGGILMEQWKLVANGQRRNTPEVSPTCTDSNIIPCYPPPAYSDYHEPQGLNLSLLGINYPLNPSLFSYLSPTMANSTTTHPHLAQLPFLASTAQLMHPHASHFQPLQSPERSAFLPRFYYPLLFEHTFGSTESKMSSSKPDSQQLVGSVMATPPQTKPSSEPNKPGLLKVPVLKTGFPWPKGVREEPGSELGHSAMVGQEEEEKWLSQEKESNPALGLNNLRKKSATDIYQTVLGMKDGAFTHSSVRKTELPVGTCLETSSPPRNLLKRKFPANGLDLIGPERMMPGKLSYQSSGPRANPGHIPKALDHWHSDVLTGQPEEPERGIDTEALPSVGAALDHGLYKQSRPQETSAMTGPEATTVLIGDLSKTLEEYQEVEKKLSDLAKEDTPGQKELRDQLVKIRRELYHIHQALEKATKPHEGPLDLSLKRSSEGLEKVQQTKKEPCNMSLGSEKLHGKDQGPLSKCPATGEAGDEEGLPNCLLEAENKTIDLLIKMSRSESLRVASSEAPLGAVIKAEVLPLTVPLELHHVMEPYYSRTTKCEADSSVLLCSDGRSGSTQGPQLPVSAEDGPLGCRAMQRSLSCSLPSDTDTVCVHSPLHADP from the exons GGCACATTGTGCTTCCCAGAGAAGCGTGGGAAGATTCACCTGCCGTGCCCCTCCATTCCCACCAAGAGCCATCTCCAGGCAGCCTCCACCATGTCCAAGGACGACGGGGGCTGCAAGCTGACCTCAGTCTACAAGCACAAGGAGAGGAAGCCGAAGAAACCTCACTACATCCCAAGGCCATGGGGCAAACCCTACAATTACAAATGCTTCCAGTGTCCCTTCACCTGCATGGAGAAGTCCCATCTCTACAACCACATGAAGTACAGCCTGTGCAAgaactccctgtccctcctcatCGAGTCTGACTGGCCCTACAAAAAGGGCAACCTGCTCCACCCGGAGCTGCGGCTGCTGCACACGGAGAGCTCCCGCCTGCGCGGGCGGCGGGACGAGCAGGACACCTGCGACCCCGCGGCCACCCCAGGAGGCTCCATCCGGGCCAAGCAGGTCCCCAGCAGGGATGGCCACGAGGAGAAGCCCATGACAGGGGTGGAGATCCTGCCTGCTGAAGGGGCTGCTGAGGAAGGTGGCCAGttccaggaggaggaggaggatgttgCTGGCCTGCTGAGGGAGATGGATGCGggggagaagaaagagagaaacgAAGAGCCAGGTTGCCAAGGTGACCCCGCTGAACCAGAAGTGAACACTTTGGTCTTTGGCTTCAAGAACAAGAGGGACAACAAGCCTTGCAAGGAGGTGGAGCCCGACTTCATCATCACAGATGTCTTCTCCCTCAAGAACCATGTCATGAAGAGCAGGGAAATGGCCTCCCCTGACCTAGATGCAAAGCCAAAGCATTGCAAAGTGCCAAAGAAATGCCTGGCCAGCGGTGGGATCTTGATGGAGCAGTGGAAACTGGTGGCAAATGGGCAAAGGAGGAACACACCTGAGGTCTCCCCAACTTGTACCGACAGCAACATTATCCCGTGCTACCCCCCTCCAGCCTACAGTGACTACCACGAACCTCAGGGACTGAACCTCTCACTGCTGGGTATTAACTACCCTTTGAACCCCAGTCTCTTCTCCTACCTGAGCCCCACCATGGCCAACAGCACGACAACACACCCTCACTTGGCTCAGCTGCCCTTCCTGGCCTCCACAGCCCAGCTGATGCACCCCCATGCCTCCCACTTCCAGCCTCTGCAGAGCCCCGAGCGCTCAGCCTTCCTCCCCCGCTTCTACTACCCCCTGCTCTTTGAGCACACCTTTGGCTCCACAGAGAGCAAGATGTCCTCCAGCAAGCCAGActcccagcagctggtgggCTCGGTCATGGCCACGCCACCCCAAACAAAACCTTCCAGTGAGCCAAACAAACCCGGGCTGCTGAAAGTTCCCGTGCTGAAGACAGGTTTTCCTTGGCCTAAAGGTGTCCGGGAGGAGCCAGGCTCTGAACTCGGCCACTCTGCCATGGTGGGgcaggaagaagaagagaaatggCTGTCCCAGGAGAAGGAGAGCAACCCAGCTTTGGGCCTCAACAACCTACGCAAGAAGTCAGCCACTGACATCTACCAAACCGTGCTGGGGATGAAGGATGGTGCTTTCACTCACAGCAGTGTCAGGAAGACAGAATTGCCAGTGGGGACCTGTCTGGAAACCAGCAGCCCTCCAAGAAACCTGCTGAAGAGGAAGTTCCCTGCCAATGGGCTGGATTTGATAGGACCCGAAAGGATGATGCCTGGGAAGCTCAGCTACCAGAGCAG TGGTCCAAGGGCCAACCCTGGCCACATCCCCAAGGCCCTGGACCACTGGCACTCAGATGTCCTCACAGgccagcctgaggaaccagagAGGGGCATTGACACTGAAGCCCTTCCGTCCGTGGGTGCTGCCCTGGACCATGGCCTCTACAAGCAGAGCCGACCCCAAGAGACTTCTGCCATGACAGGCCCTGAGGCCACAACCGTGCTTATCGGAGACCTGTCCAAAACCTTGGAGGAGTACCAAGAGGTGGAGAAGAAACTGTCTGATCTGGCAAAGGAGGACACCCCTGGGCAAAAAGAGCTGCGGGACCAGCTGGTCAAAATCCGAAGAGAGCTCTACCACATCCACCAGGCACTGGAGAAAGCCACTAAACCCCACGAGGGGCCACTGGACCTGTCACTGAAGAGATCCTCCGAAGGTCTGGAGAAGGTCCAGCAGACCAAGAAGGAGCCTTGCAACATGAGCCTAGGAAGCGAGAAGCTTCATGGCAAAGACCAAGGGCCCCTCAGCAAATGTCCGGCCACTGGGGAGGCTGGAGACGAGGAGGGGCTGCCCAACTGCCTCCTTGAGGCTGAGAACAAAACCATTGACCTGCTGATCAAGATGAGCCGCTCCGAGAGCCTGCGGGTGGCCTCCTCCGAGGCTCCTCTGGGTGCTGTGATCAAGGCAGAGGTGCTACCCCTTACCgtgcccctggagctgcacCACGTCATGGAGCCCTACTACAGCCGGACCACCAAGTGCGAGGCAGACTCCAGCGTGCTGCTCTGCTCCGACGGCAGATCCGGCAGCACGCAGGGCCCGCAGCTCCCGGTCAGCGCCGAGGATGGGCCCCTGGGCTGCCGGGCCATGCAGCGctccctgtcctgcagcctcCCCAGCGACACCGACACCGTGTGTGTCCACAGCCCTCTGCACGCTGACCCCTAA